In Cercospora beticola chromosome 3, complete sequence, the following proteins share a genomic window:
- a CDS encoding uncharacterized protein (antiSMASH:Cluster_9) gives MSNTKRYALLGATGATGSAVLRALLEKEHSDLVLNILVRSKDKLFRAFPELEQKAKFSINIFEGDVGNRSVLASCLAEVGTIFMCVAQNGSQMGTDLALSTATAIRETLWTARKLQGEGEFEAPTIVNLRSASLNPPLAAQTPKVVHKVVMFCLHYSYADVRRACTVYEAAAAVGLVKYIWVDPPTLHDAQGEKCTGYALISCGSQDKQATALSYADLGAAMTEIAERQDEFRGQAVGVTATGKVKESWVVLLGFLVNGAFGRATGWWSSCWAPTLLD, from the coding sequence ATGTCTAACACCAAGAGATATGCCCTTCTTGGGGCCACGGGGGCCACCGGATCTGCTGTGTTACGAGCACTTCTTGAGAAAGAGCACAGTGATCTCGTGTTGAACATCCTCGTCCGATCAAAAGACAAGCTGTTCAGAGCATTCCccgagctggagcagaaagCCAAGTTCTCGATAAACATATTCGAAGGCGATGTCGGGAATCGATCAGTATTGGCGTCGTGCCTGGCCGAGGTGGGCACCATCTTCATGTGCGTGGCACAAAATGGTTCGCAAATGGGCACAGATCTGGCACTCTCAACAGCGACTGCAATCCGAGAGACTCTCTGGACTGCTCGCAAACTCCAAGGCGAGGGCGAATTCGAAGCGCCAACAATCGTCAACCTCAGAAGTGCCTCGCTGAATCCACCACTAGCCGCGCAGACGCCGAAGGTCGTGCATAAGGTGGTCATGTTTTGTCTGCACTACTCATATGCAGATGTAAGACGGGCGTGTACTGTGTATGAAGCCGCAGCTGCTGTCGGCCTCGTGAAGTACATTTGGGTCGACCCGCCAACGCTCCACGATGCTCAAGGAGAGAAGTGTACTGGATATGCCTTGATATCTTGCGGGTCACAGGACAAGCAGGCGACCGCGTTGAGCTATGCGGATTTGGGAGCTGCAATGACTGAGATTGCTGAGCGGCAAGACGAGTTCAGGGGCCAAGCAGTGGGAGTTACTGCCACTGGGAAAGTGAAAGAGTCCTGGGTTGTTCTGCTTGGCTTCCTTGTTAACGGGGCCTTCGGTAGAGCGACAGGTTGGTGGAGCAGTTGCTGGGCTCCAACACTCCTCGACTGA
- a CDS encoding uncharacterized protein (antiSMASH:Cluster_9): MSLFLLTIPVITKNTSEGPHLIRQWSDIFHSGHRKGPGIAIATAVLYAFGAYTKNSEGQSYGIFLAAAATTVSMIPYTWVFMKRTNDALFAAEENGRTDIYDASALVQSWNRLNAIRALFPLAGAVLGMLGTTGLLSF, translated from the coding sequence ATGTCACTGTTCTTGTTGACAATACCTGTGATCACGAAGAATACTTCTGAGGGACCGCATCTGATCCGACAATGGAGTGATATCTTCCACAGTGGACACCGTAAAGGCCCGGGAATTGCCATCGCCACTGCTGTCCTGTATGCATTTGGTGCATATACGAAGAACTCCGAAGGGCAGTCATACGGCATTTTCCTTGCAGCAGCCGCAACCACCGTCTCTATGATCCCATATACCTGGGTATTCATGAAGCGAACCAACGACGCGCTGTTCGCTGCGGAAGAGAACGGAAGGACAGACATCTATGACGCTTCCGCACTTGTGCAATCATGGAATCGACTGAACGCAATTCGAGCACTCTTCCCGCTTGCTGGAGCCGTCTTGGGGATGTTGGGAACGACTGGGctcctctccttctaa
- a CDS encoding uncharacterized protein (SMCOG1034:cytochrome P450~antiSMASH:Cluster_9): MSTLSILPANSAAAAAVLLLLLPLAGFAYIASVAIYNLFFHPLAWAPGPILWRATSLPWKIALLRGTMHHQLRGFHQVYGECVRIKPDELSYSNAQAWKDIVAHVPGRPEFLKDPIRLPLAPNGVMSILVSDTKNHARFRGLFGHAFSDKGLRTQEKTIVEYANLFVQVLGEVAESGKAVEMVNYFNMAVFDTIGALSFGESFNSLRDRQIHPWVDAIHKNLKSVAISHVMRSMGIEPLTPYVLPKELRGKRQQNYTYAIEKIGRRMQKTGEQGDFWDRVIVKSGEDNEDGSGMSRGEMLNNAAVMVVGGSETTASALCGMTYLLCKFNRMEKAVAEVRSTFASPEDINLQSVNHLPYMTAVIDETLRMYPSVPGQPPRMVPAGGATVCGKFIPEDMRVGLSHLGTYYADYNFTKPYEFIPERHLNKNDPAMGVNNWSAFQPWSVGVRNCIGKNLAYAELRLILSKVLWHYDITLDTEKTGDFLDQKIWSIWAKRELWMSLKKAPHVQ; the protein is encoded by the exons ATGTCGACGCTCAGCATACTCCCAGCAAACAGtgctgcagccgcagcagtgcTGTTGCTCTTACTTCCACTCGCAGGATTTGCATACATTGCCTCAGTAGCAATCTACAACCTCTTCTTTCATCCTCTTGCTTGGGCACCTGGGCCTATCCTCTGGAGAGCCACATCGCTACCATGGAAAATTGCATTGCTACGAGGAACCATGCATCATCAACTACGTGGCTTCCATCAAGTTTACGGCGAGTGTGTTCGCATCAAGCCAGATGAGCTCAGCTATTCGAATGCTCAGGCATGGAAAGACATCGTTGCACACGTTCCTGGTCGACCAGAATTCCTCAAAGATCCGATTCGCCTGCCGCTCGCACCGAACGGTGTGATGAGTATTCTCGTATCTGACACGAAGAACCACGCTCGATTCAGAGGTCTATTCGGCCACGCTTTCTCAGACAAAGGTCTTCGAACTCAGGAGAAGACCATCGTGGAGTACGCCAACCTGTTCGTGCAGGTGCTCGGTGAAGTTGCAGAATCTGGCAAAGCCGTCGAGATGGTGAATTATTTCAACATGGCCGTCTTCGACACTATCGGAGCCTTGTCCTTCGGCGAATCGTTCAACAGTCTTCGTGATCGTCAAATCCATCCTTGGGTCGATGCCATTCACAAGAATCTCAAGAGTGTTGCCATCTCGCATGTCATGAGAAGCATGGGTATTGAGCCTTTGACTCCTTATGTCCTACCCAAGGAGCTGCGAGGCAAGCGTCAACAGAACTACACTTACGCTATCGAGAAGATCGGCCGCCGCATGCAAAAGACTGGCGAGCAAGGTGACTTCTGGGATCGTGTCATTGTCAAGTCCGGCGAAGACAACGAGGACGGCAGCGGTATGAGCAGAGGAGAAATGCTCAACAATGCCGCGGTCATGGTTGTTGGAGGGTCTGAAACCACGGCTTCTGCTCTTTGCGGGATGACATATCTGCTCTGCAAGTTCAATCGCATGGAGAAGGCTGTTGCTGAGGTTCGCTCGACTTTTGCTTCGCCTGAGGACATCAATCTGCAATCTGTCAACCATTTGCCCTACATGACTGCCGTCATCGACGAGACGCTCCGCATGTATCCTTCTGTTCCTGGCCAGCCACCTCGCATGGTACCCGCAGGCGGCGCCACTGTTTGTGGGAAATTCATTCCAGAAGAC ATGCGGGTTGGCCTCAGCCACCTGGGCACATACTACGCCGACTACAACTTCACAAAGCCCTACGAGTTCATCCCAGAGCGCCACCTCAACAAGAATGACCCAGCAATGGGCGTCAACAACTGGTCTGCATTCCAACCTTGGTCTGTGGGCGTGAGAAACTGCATCGGCAAGAACTTGGCATACGCTGAGCTGAGATTGATCCTGTCGAAGGTTCTGTGGCACTACGATATCACGCTTGATACTGAGAAGACTGGTGATTTCCTCGATCAGAAGATCTGGTCGATTTGGGCGAAACGAGAGCTTTGGATGTCATTGAAGAAGGCACCACATGTGCAGTGA
- a CDS encoding uncharacterized protein (SMCOG1034:cytochrome P450~antiSMASH:Cluster_9) — MKSSLLLLVLTLISIAGLCFYRLYLHPLRKYPGPKLWAVTRLPWIFSTVKGTITHDVARLHEIYGPVVRLAPDELSYITPDASKTIYQSNPEFPKDPMHLPPFHNGTPGILAADKHNHTRFRRMLGPAFSDKGMRTQQPLIQKHIDLLMVRLRERSSIGSVDISEWYNWVTFDIIGDLSFGESFDCCLNARTHEWIASIQGNVKAIPIINAIRRCKLDWVIPLIAPKKLLAMRKRNADFTESKVDQRLRHKEARGDIWDAVLCEEDDRSKKSSGMSRQEIISNASAIVLAGSETSATLLAGCTWLLLQNPHVLEALKVHIRNSFTSVEEIDLISVGKLDYMSAVIDEALRLYPPVPMQSNRIVPENGMLVAGEWVPGGTSVAVQQYAACRSSSNFRRPDEFLPQRWLGDPEFVGDKSSASQPFSLGVRNCIGRQLAHAEMRLILARMIWEFDIQLDAARMGNTDWLGQQHVWILWDKSPLWVRLQPRAA; from the exons ATGAAATCATCACTGCTGTTGCTTGTGTTG ACTCTGATCAGCATTGCCGGACTATGCTTCTACCGATTGTATTTGCACCCGTTGCGGAAGTATCCCGGCCCAAAGCTCTGGGCTGTAACGAGATTGCCATGGATTTTCAGCACCGTCAAAGGTACCATCACTCATGATGTAGCGAGACTGCACGAGATATATGGTCCCGTCGTTCGACTTGCTCCAGACGAGTTATCGTACATCACACCAGATGCCTCGAAAACGATTTACCAGTCGAATCCGGAATTCCCAAAGGATCCAATGCATCTTCCACCGTTTCACAATGGTACGCCAGGAATACTTGCTGCAGACAAACATAACCATACCAGATTTCGAAGAATGTTAGGTCCAGCTTTTTCCGATAAAGGTATGAGAACCCAGCAGCCGTTGATCCAGAAGCACATCGACCTATTGATGGTGCGACTGCGAGAGCGTAGTAGCATTGGCTCTGTGGATATATCCGAGTGGTACAATTGGGTGACATTCGACATCATCGGGGATCTCTCTTTTGGCGAATCCTTCGACTGCTGTCTCAATGCTCGAACCCACGAATGGATTGCATCGATTCAAGGCAATGTGAAGGCGATACCCATAATTAATGCCATCAGACGCTGCAAGCTCGATTGGGTCATTCCTCTAATCGCTCCAAAGAAACTCCTGGCCATGCGCAAAAGAAATGCAGACTTCACTGAAAGTAAAGTCGATCAGCGCCTGCGACACAAGGAAGCTCGCGGAGATATCTGGGATGCAGTCCtctgtgaagaagatgaccgcAGCAAGAAATCCAGTGGCATGTCTCGGCAAGAGATCATCAGCAATGCCAGTGCAATCGTGCTAGCTGGAAGTGAGACCTCAGCAACACTACTTGCAGGTTGCACCTGGCTTCTATTGCAGAACCCACACGTTCTCGAGGCCCTCAAAGTACACATAAGGAACTCGTTCACCTCTGTCGAAGAGATTGACCTGATCAGTGTGGGCAAGCTAGACTACATGTCTGCCGTTATTGACGAGGCTCTCCGATTGTATCCACCCGTACCAATGCAGAGCAATAGGATTGTGCCCGAAAATGGTATGCTGGTGGCTGGGGAGTGGGTACCAGGCGGC ACTTCTGTCGCCGTTCAGCAGTACGCCGCCTGCCGATCAAGCTCAAACTTCCGCAGACCAGATGAGTTCCTGCCTCAGCGTTGGCTCGGAGACCCAGAATTTGTTGGCGATAAATCATCTGCATCGCAACCTTTCAGTCTCGGAGTAAGGAACTGCATCGGGCGACAGCTTGCTCATGCAGAGATGCGTTTAATTCTAGCTCGCATGATCTGGGAATTCGACATCCAGCTTGACGCAGCCAGAATGGGAAACACTGACTGGCTCGGACAGCAGCACGTATGGATCTTGTGGGACAAGAGTCCGTTGTGGGTACGACTTCAGCCGCGAGCTGCGTAG
- a CDS encoding uncharacterized protein (SMCOG1087:hypothetical protein~antiSMASH:Cluster_9) — translation MESRSSLKIAVVGAGLGGMAAAFRFAKQGHDVEVYERRPSASTQGGAIFIMGGATRCLERWGLKESFSLISDVISAHQFRNAYDNSLMMQMPAAQDWGSDRQSVVSLLHDRAVGAGARISFGSEVVSIEESESKATIQLNNGVTTTADLVICADGILSRLRSKVLHTSDYSPMPAPSTHYPVEIPYDALVNDENAKSWITSTDSIFCTRTGGYAMARYHSKLRRLQVMFSIQAVDNDNPRLWDEHGDLEYVREYFKECHPALTSVLQLAKSCCRWRLASMPELPQWSSEHGRLLLLGDAAHAMLPNAAQGFSSIIEDIEVLTTLLEGVKKPKFQEIAKSWQEIRMPRVTKMQALSQFNYDLGNKMSMIWSNAAGNGSSDAAPYTNEKEGESNSQYEGSTQGNTPDGSQHGGDKESAAMDDRADANADFGSPPFQKWLYEYDATEETKLYLKEAASKAAPKSMADLQLERALGATFLSMSGDDGILAQ, via the exons ATGGAGTCTCGATCAAGTCTGAAGATA GCGGTGGTTGGCGCTGGTCTTGGCGGCATGGCAGCCGCGTTCCGCTTCGCAAAGCAGGGACATGATGTCGAA GTCTATGAGCGGAGACCCAGTGCTTCGACCCAGGGAGGAGCGATCTTCATCATGGGTGGCGCGACTCGCTGCCTTGAGCGATGGGGATTGAAGGAGTCCTTCTCGTTGATCTCGGACGTGATCTCAGCACATCAGTTCCGCAATGCTTATGATAATAGCCTGATGATGCAAATGCCTGCCGCTCAGGACTGGGGCTCAGATCGCCAAAGTGTGGTGAGCCTACTCCACGACCGCGCAGTGGGAGCGGGTGCTCGTATCTCATTCGGCTCGGAAGTGGTCTCGATcgaggagagcgagagcAAAGCCACCATCCAACTCAATAACGGCGTCACTACGACCGCAGATCTCGTCATTTGTGCCGATGGCATTCTCTCGCGCCTGCGGTCCAAGGTCTTGCACACATCAGACTACTCACCCATGCCAGCTCCTTCCACACACTATCCGGTAGAGATCCCTTACGACGCGCTGGTGAATGATGAGAACGCCAAGAGCTGGATCACCTCTACAGATTCGATATTCTGTACTCGAACTGGCGGGTACGCTATGGCAAGGTACCACAGCAAGCTGAGACGCCTCCAAGTTATGTTCTCGATTCAAGCCGTGGATAACGACAACCCGAGGCTGTGGGACGAA CACGGAGACCTTGAGTACGTGCGCGAGTACTTCAAGGAGTGCCACCCTGCCTTGACATCAGTGCTGCAGCTCGCGAAGTCATGCTGCCGCTGGCGCCTGGCTTCCATGCCAGAACTTCCTCAATGGTCTAGCGAGCATGGCAGGTTGCTTCTGCTTGGCGATGCCGCTCACGCCATGCTTCCAAACGCAGCCCAGGGCTTCTCTTCGATCATTGAAGACATTGAAGTGCTCACAACTCTTCTTGAAGGCGTGAAGAAGCCAAAGTTCCAGGAGATCGCCAAGTCATGGCAAGAAATTCGCATGCCGCGTGTGACCAAGATGCAGGCGCTGTCCCAATTCAATTACGATCTTGGCAATAAGATGAGCATGATTTGGAGCAACGCTGCGGGTAacggcagcagcgatgcTGCACCATACACAAATGAGAAAGAGGGAGAGAGCAATAGCCAGTATGAGGGCAGCACTCAAGGTAACACGCCCGATGGTAGCCAGCACGGCGGAGACAAGGAGTCCGCAGCGATGGACGACCGCGCAGATGCGAACGCTGACTTCGGATCGCCGCCATTCCAGAAGTGGCTTTATGAGTATGATGCAACGGAAGAG ACCAAGCTTTACCTCAAAGAAGCTGCTTCGAAGGCAGCGCCGAAGAGTAT GGCGGACTTGCAGCTTGAGCGGGCTCTGGGTGCTACTTTTCTGTCGATGAGCGGTGACGATGGTATTCTTGCGCAGTAG
- a CDS encoding uncharacterized protein (antiSMASH:Cluster_9) — MPSYAILGATGNVGQALHRILLQSPDNTINAYCRSKQKLFTISSQIAEHARVTVYEGAITDIDLLANCIRDTKAVFLTIAVYDNEPNCTVAQDASRATLAAFEKLQSETPGRTLPKLIILSSAKIDKHLSRNMPGPVLAIINRATSNQANDLIAAESLLREHEDWIEMIFVKPGGLCRDTQKGHKLSLDTEQTPLSYLDLAAGMIEVADSKDGKYKGKNVSVIPTGENLPIPWESGLEVVKGLLAHYMPWTYPYTAPFRL; from the coding sequence ATGCCGTCCTACGCGATTCTTGGTGCTACCGGCAACGTTGGACAAGCTCTGCATCGAATACTGCTACAGTCCCCAGACAATACCATCAATGCATATTGTCGCTCCAAGCAAAAGCTCTTCACCATCAGCTCACAAATTGCGGAACATGCACGAGTTACCGTCTATGAAGGAGCCATCACAGACATCGATCTGCTCGCAAATTGCATTCGAGACACAAAGGCAGTCTTCCTCACCATTGCCGTGTACGACAACGAACCGAATTGCACTGTCGCCCAAGATGCTTCCCGCGCAACTCTGGCAGCGTTCGAGAAACTACAATCTGAGACTCCAGGACGAACCCTACCCAAGCTTATCATCCTCTCTTCTGCCAAGATCGACAAACACCTCTCACGAAACATGCCAGGTCCTGTACTCGCCATCATCAACCGAGCCACTTCAAACCAAGCCAACGACTTAATCGCCGCAGAGTCATTACTTAGAGAACACGAAGACTGGATCGAAATGATCTTTGTCAAACCTGGAGGCTTATGCCGGGACACGCAGAAAGGTCACAAGCTTAGCCTGGACACAGAGCAGACGCCACTTTCATATTTGGATCTGGCAGCAGGCATGATCGAAGTTGCAGATTCAAAAGATGGCAAATACAAAGGAAAGAATGTTAGTGTGATCCCTACGGGCGAAAATCTTCCCATTCCTTGGGAGAGTGGATTGGAGGTTGTGAAGGGCTTGCTGGCGCACTACATGCCTTGGACTTATCCTTACACGGCTCCCTTCAGACTTTAG
- a CDS encoding uncharacterized protein (antiSMASH:Cluster_9), with protein sequence MFAYPTYPTDKIVARDQISYPRFRISIRQLPENLSDEKNMSGEDDHKTPSPTPSTTSLSSTKSSRSSEFMRKAASKAKYKFAQIGMSMLPQPMQNTDYMNASGGWWF encoded by the coding sequence ATGTTCGCCTATCCCACCTACCCAACGGACAAGATTGTTGCACGAGATCAAATCAGCTATCCACGATTTCGCATCAGCATTCGTCAACTGCCAGAGAATCTGAGCGACGAGAAGAACATGTCTGGGGAAGATGATCACAAGACCCCGTCTCCCACTCCAAGCACCACATCCTTGAGCTCGACTAAAAGTTCCAGGAGCTCAGAGTTCATGAGGAAAGCTGCCAGCAAGGCAAAATACAAGTTTGCTCAGATCGGCATGTCAATGCTTCCACAACCAATGCAGAACACAGATTATATGAATGCGTCTGGTGGATGGTGGTTCTGA
- a CDS encoding uncharacterized protein (CAZy:AA3~antiSMASH:Cluster_9) gives MFRQITLTAAVAAVGMAAVQAPTLAQIPILSSLFGSSDEDAAQLDGRIQAQDLLSSHFGMYGWPGQSFDYVIVGGGTSGLAMARRLSQDGSASVAVIEAGGFYEIDAGNATEVPMYLFNYFFDNGYMKNPLFDWYQYTTPQPGLANREMFYMQGKTLGGSTARGAMLYQRGSKGAYQKWADQVGDQSYSWENWLPYFQKGVKWSGPNTNPRPANATAVHSTSAFSAEGGPLNVAYPYLTNAISSWVDKALEKLGFAQASGFSDGNLLGRGYITHTIHPHTRRRETSSTSYLREALMDSKKLNLNIYTRTMAKKILFDENKKATGVVVNTDGFEWKIAANKEVIVAAGFSRSPQLLMVSGVGPKEVLEPLGIPVLSDLPGMGKNLHDTIILGPTYPVKVESHSQLLGSKETLPRSIYEYNNFRTGLLTNPGQDFFAFEKHQPGMLSESTAAQIDAEYPADWPTFSYIALDDTFVPQFNGKNYFSMSAALMTTFSRGTVSITSNDTAVNPMVDPQWLADPRDKELAVAAFRRCRSFVATETLQEVIAGPELLPGAKYQTDEQIIEYISKTSDAYYAGVGTCKMGKKDDPMAVLDSKARVRGVEGVRVVDSSSFPFAIDGQPMGTVYALAEKISAEILNEA, from the exons ATGTTTCGACAAATCACGTTGACGGCTGCGGTCGCAGCCGTTGGTATGGCTGCCGTGCAGGCGCCGACCCTCGCGCAAATCCCAATCCTGTCCAGCCTGTTCGGGAGCTCTGATGAAGATGCGGCACAGCTCGACGGACGCATTCAGGCTCAAGATTTGCTCAGCTCACACTTTGGCATGTATGGCTGGCCAGGACAGTCTTTCGACTACGTGATTGTTGGTGGCGGAACTTCCGGCCTCGCGATGGCACGAAGGTTGTCGCAAGATGGCTCGGCCTCTGTTGCAGTGATTGAAGCGGGAGGCTTCTATGAAATCGATGCCGGAAACGCGACAGAAGTTCCCATGTACCTCTTCAATTACTTTTTCGACAATGGGTACATGA AAAATCCACTTTTCGACTGGTACCAGTACACAACTCCACAACCG GGCCTGGCGAACCGGGAGATGTTTTACATGCAGGGCAAGACGCTTGGTGGCAGCACAGCTCGTGGGGCCATGTTGTACCAGAG AGGATCGAAAGGAGCCTACCAAAAGTGGGCTGACCAGGTTGGAGATCAATCCTATAGCTGGGAGAATTGGCTTCCGTACTTCCAAAAGGGCGTAAAGTGGTCAGGCCCGAACACGAATCCTCGACCAGCAAACGCCACGGCTGTGCATTCCACTTCTGCCTTTTCTGCCGAAGGCGGTCCACTCAACGTCGCTTATCCGTATCTCACCAACGCCATCTCGTCCTGGGTGGACAAAGCCTTGGAGAAGTTGGGCTTTGCGCAAGCATCTGGTTTCTCCGATGGTAACCTCCTTGGCAGAGGCTACATCACCCACACCATACACCCTCACACTCGTCGTCGTGAGACTTCGTCAACATCATACCTTCGCGAAGCTTTGATGGACAGCAAGAAGTTGAATCTCAACATCTACACTCGAACAATGGCCAAGAAGATCTTGTTCGACGAAAACAAGAAGGCTACCGGCGTTGTCGTGAACACGGATGGCTTCGAGTGGAAGATTGCGGCGAACAAAGAGGTGATCGTGGCAGCAGGCTTCTCCAGATCGCCTCAACTCCTGATGGTCTCTGGTGTCGGACCCAAAGAGGTGCTTGAGCCCCTCGGCATTCCAGTTCTCTCTGATCTGCCCGGCATGGGCAAGAATCTCCATGATACCATCATTCTTGGCCCGACGTACCCGGTCAAGGTGGAGAGCCACAGCCAGCTGCTCGGCAGCAAGGAGACTCTTCCGCGTTCCATCTACGAGTACAACAATTTCCGAACAGGTCTGCTGACAAACCCTGGCCAAGACTTCTTCGCATTTGAGAAGCACCAGCCTGGCATGCTCAGCGAGAGCACTGCTGCGCAGATTGATGCGGAGTATCCAGCTGATTGGCCAACATTCTCATACATCGCGCTTGACGACACGTTCGTGCCGCAATTCAATGGCAAGAACTACTTCAGCATGTCTGCAGCATTGATGACCACTTTCAGTCGTGGAACAGTGAGCATCACGAGCAATGACACTGCAGTGAACCCGATGGTAGACCCGCAATGGCTCGCCGATCCTCGAGACAAGGAGTTGGCCGTGGCTGCCTTCCGACGTTGCCGATCTTTTGTTGCGACTGAGACGCTGCAGGAGGTCATTGCCGGACCTGAACTGCTACCAGGTGCCAAGTACCAGACTGACGAGCAGATAATCGAGTACATCTCCAAGACCTCCGATGCTTATTACGCTGGTGTTGGTACTTGCAAGATGGGCAAGAAGGACGACCCGATGGCAGTTCTCGATTCGAAAGCGCGTGTGCGAGGTGTTGAAGGTGTACGCGTTGTCGACTCATCGTCTTTCCCGTTCGCTATTGATGGGCAGCCTATGGGTACCGTGTACGCGTTGGCGGAAAAGATCTCAGCGGAGATCCTGAATGAGGCATGA
- a CDS encoding uncharacterized protein (MEROPS:MER0000432~antiSMASH:Cluster_9) encodes MSTRCGSHRDSNLMQQYGVLPKKATLKPTPFKVHIAEEKLQLFTDLVRLSPVAPAVYENSNTKIGRRYGVRRDWVAEAKEVLSTTFSWRKFEERINRYPNFRVALKDDEDLELNIHFVALFSKRQDATPIILYHGWPGTFVDFLEILDRLAARYTPETLPYHIVVPSLPGTAFSSGPTTDVDYSLVRAAYCLDSLMLGLGLDHYIAHGGGLGAGIANIQALAFSSCEAFHVNTFLMAPPVDHEKLYVDEEDKNNIRRCVQFLRTGMAYASEHGTRPATTGLTLQASPIAMLSWVGEKYLEWSDEDPPLEKVLETVALYWLTESIPRGLYAFRKIVGGPPPRLPFIEKPFGYSTFPKDVMPVPVSWAATTAKLIFFKKHTSGGRFPAIEKPRLLLEDIEAFVKAVHPASSPRKRRASSELDSPNSVRDFRI; translated from the exons ATGTCGACACGATGCGGGAGTCACCGAGACTCTAACTTGATGCAACAGTATGGAGTGTTACCCAAGAAAGCAACCCTCAAACCGACGCCATTCAAAGTGCATATTGCGGAGGAGAAACTGCAGCTGTTCACAGATCTGGTCCGCTTATCGCCAGTAGCGCCTGCAGTTTATGAGAACTCGAACACCAAAATCGGTCGTCGATATGGAGTGCGTCGTGATTGGGTTGCTGAAGCCAAGGAAGTCTTATCCACGACATTCAGCTGGCGAAAATTCGAAGAGAGGATAAATCGGTATCCCAACTTCAGAGTAGCACTCAAAGATGACGAAGACTTGGAGCTCAATATCCACTTTGTGGCTTTGTTCTCCAAAAGACAGGATGCTACACCCATCATACTCTACCACGGCTGGCCCGGCACTTTCGTAGACTTTCTCGAGATACTTGATCGGCTTGCAGCAAGATATACTCCGGAAACACTGCCATACCATATCGTGGTGCCGTCATTACCAGGGACCGCGTTCTCCTCTGGCCCAACGACCGACGTCGATTACTCATTAGTTCGAGCAGCGTACTGTCTCGATTCACTTATGCTTGGACTGGGTCTGGATCATTACATTGCTCATGGCGGCGGCCTCGGGGCAGGAATCGCCAATATTCAGGCATTGGCCTTTTCCTCTTGTGAAGCTTTCCACGTGAATACCTTTCTGATGGCACCTCCTGTGGATCACGAGAAGTTGTatgtcgatgaagaggacaaGAACAACATCCGCCGATGCGTGCAATTTCTTCGTACTGGAATGGCATATGCCTCGGAGCATGGCACACGACCTGCAACTACTGGTCTGACACTGCAAGCAAGTCCCATAGCGATGTTGAGCTG GGTTGGCGAGAAGTATCTCGAATGGTCAGATGAAGACCCCCCTCTCGAG AAAGTGCTCGAGACCGTGGCACTTTATTGGCTTACAGAAAGCATTCCTCGCGGGCTATACGCTTTTCGAAA AATCGTCGGAGGGCCACCGCCGCGGTTACCATTTATTGAGAAGCCGTTTGGATATTCCACGTTTCCAAAGGATGTCATGCCTGTTCCAGTAAGCTGGGCAGCCACGACAGCGAAATTGATTTTCTTCAAGAAGCACACTAGTGGTGGCCGGTTTCCG GCAATCGAGAAGCCAAGGCTACTGCTAGAAGATATCGAGGCGTTCGTGAAAGCTGTGCATCCAGCATCATCCCCCAGGAAGCGTCGAGCAAGCTCCGAGTTGGACAGTCCCAATAGCGTTCGGGATTTTCGCATTTGA